The region TATTTAGTATAGGTCAAGAATTTAAATTAACTTTGACAGGGATAAAAGATGATCCACTTATCGGTTGAAGGGTGGCCTTATTAAACCCCTCGTCTTCCGGAATCGGCCAGCCTCCAGCCCCGCCCTTTACATTCTACCGCCCGAACCCTATCTTGGGTTTAGGGCTTTCCCCCCTGTATTCGACTTCTTTCTCAATGGCCCCGAGAATATCGTCGTGACTTACGTCTTTTTCGGACGAAAATCTATACCGCTGCCACACGGCCTTTATGTCTCCCGGAGTGAGGCTGTTTATGCCTATAATACGGTCTTTCTGCTTAGGCATAAGCCTCCCTCGCACTGTCCCGAAATACTTCTGATACAGACTTATCTTGCCTTCTCTGGCTAAGGGCTTGAACTCCACCTTCCACTGAAAGCGCCGCATGGCGGCCTTATCCAGGTTGTAAAGCAGATTGGTGCAGCATATCAGAATGCCCCGGTAATTCTCCATCTGGGTCAAAAGTTCATTTGTCTGGCTCACTTCCCAGGAGCGGTGGGCGCTCTCCCGGTTGATGAAAAAGGAGTCCGCCTCATCCAGAAAGAGCACGGCCTTCTCGCGTTCGGCCTCATCAAAGGCATCGCGTATGTTTTTCTCTGTCTCTCCCACCCACATACTGACGAGTTCAGAGGCCCGCTTTATAATCAGACGCATACCGAGTTCAGCCGCCAGATATTTGACAAACTCGGTCTTTCCCGTGCCGGGCCTGCCCCAGAAAAGGAGATTCAGCGAACCCCTTTCTTCCTGAGCTTTCTCACTATCCCGTCCGGCAAAGGCACGCGCGGCCTGTAACAGCAGATTGATCTCCACATCCACATTAAGAGCGCTTATGTCGTAACGATCCGTCAGTGGATTAAGCGGCCGCTTGAATCCCTGACCTATGAGTTCCTCATGCCTGGTGAGCAACTCTTCCAGCATCCCCCGGACGGCCTTTTCATTTGCGTTTTTCGGCGGCAGGATGGATTTTGCGGCATCCAGGGCAGAGGCGATACCGGCGGCATTGACCTCGTACTTTGCCGCCAGTTTGCGGATAACATCTCCGGTGAGAAACCGCCTTAAGGGATGCTTTGCTGTGAGATTGATCCAGACATTCTCCCTCTCACGGCCGGTAAACTTTTTAAAGTGGAGGCTATACGAGAAACGTCTTAGAAGGGACGTCTCCATAAAACGCCTCTCGTTCGTAATCCAGATAACCCTTGCCCTGACGTGATCAAAGAAATCATTCAGCCAGCCCTTTTCCACGGTATCACGGGTCGTTAGGAACATATACCGGGTATTGAGGAGTGTATCCGCCTCATCCACGATCAGCACGCCCCGGTCCGGCAGCACTGTCGCCGTAGCCGCATGCAGGGCCAGCCGTCTGTCAGAAACATCGCCGTCTTCTCCATACTGGACAAAAAAGGCCTGTTTTCTGCAGCCAGCAACCACTGCCCTGGCAAATTCCGTTTTTCCGGTTCCTGCCTCTCCATAAAGCAGGATATGGCACGGCTTGGTAGAAGAGAGAAGCGAACGTATGATATTTATCCTGGGTTCGGATATATTAAAGCTCCCGATAGGATACGTGGTCCCCGTATCCTTCCGGCAGTATTTTTCGGCCAGAGGCACGTCCGTCATGCCGGACAGATATTCGACAATCTCATTAGATAATGAATAGTACGGGGCATGTTTTACGCTGGTATCCTCAATCACCCCGGCCTGGATGAGTCTGCCTTTCCTTCCCAGCGCCTTAGTCACCCTCGTGAGCGGGATGCCTGTGACGGCAGAGATAAACTTAAGGTACTCAGGCAGTTTGTAGCCATCGCAAAGATTGTCAAAGGCCTCATACTGTGTATAGCAATAAAGAAGAAAAAGTATCTCGGTCTCATCTTCGTTGAGTTGGAACAGGCTCTTGAGATTCGAGACCTCCCTTGCAAAGAGATCGCCGGCAAGGTCCCCGGCGGTTCCATGTTCGTCGTCCCACAACCGGCCAAGAAATTTCTCCAAATTCCCTTCCTTGATTTTTATCTTATGGCTATCTACGTCCCTGATAATATAGGGTGCCAGGCTGCCCGCCTCGGACAAATCTTCGATACGTTCCTCGTACAAATCTGAGTGGCCTCTTGTGCACTTTTCTATATACAGGTATTCCACGAGACTGCGCCTTGCCTCTATGCTGAGCAGAGAGAGCACAAACTCCAGGAATCTCGCTGTAAGGTTATGCCTCCCCAGCAACCTGCCGGCGTATCCAATCAACTTGGCCCGGACGGGGAACCCCGATTCTATCCCGTTTTCTATTTTGATCATTGCGTCTTCTCCTGACGCCCTTCTTCTCCTGCGTCGCATAAAACGCACCTCCCCAAGTTTATTTTTTGGGCTAATATAACCGATGAGGTAGGACAGATAGTGTCTTATCAAAAAATTTTTGGGGAGGAGTGCAATCAATGACCAAATTTAAACCTCAGCACCAGAGATTACTCTTTATTGACGCGGAGGTCCGCAAAGGGGCGTATCCGAATTGCAGCACCCTGGCGGAGAGATGGGAGACGAGCACCAAGACCATTCAGAGGGACATAGACTATCTCAAATGGCAGATGGAAGCGCCTATAGCCTACGAACCGGCCAGGCGCGGTTATTACTACACGGAGAAGACTTACCGGCTGCCCGCCATAGACATAAATGAGAGCGACCTCTTTGCCATATACATCGCGGAAAAGGCGCTCAAGCAATACGAAAATACCCCGATATACCGGAAGCTCGTCTCGGTATTCGAGAAGATAGAAAATCTGCTGCCGGGAAAGGTCTCTATCCGTCCCGCCTGGGTTGACAACCGGTTCTCGGTCTTCTGCGACCAGATGACGAGGATCGATCCGGCCATCTGGGACACCGTGTTTACCGCACTCCGGGAACAAAGGGGCCTTAAGATACATCACCGCGCTCCGGGGTATGAGAAACCCCTGCCGCGGGAAATCGATCCTTATCATGTGGTAAGCTATCAGGGCGAATGGTATGTGGTTGGCTTCTGCCATTACAAGGAGGAGGTGCGCACCTTCGGTATGTCGCGTATCAAAAAGGCGGACATACTTGAGCGGCAGTTTGAAATCCCTACGGGCTTTGATTTTGAAAAACTCGCCGGAAGCCACTTCGGCATAATCTGGGGAGATACAGAGTATAAGGTCAGGATTTGGTTCTCGGCCGACCATGCGCCTTACGTCAAGGAAAGGGACTGGCATCCCACGCAGACCATCAGGGAAAATAAAGACGGCAGCATTGTCCTCTCTTTTAAAACCAACCACCTCTTTGAGGTGAAACGCTGGGCGCTCTCCTGGGGCGCCGGGGCCAGGGTGCTGGGGCCGAAGGAGTTGGTAGAGGAGATGAAGGGGGAGATTGGGTCTGCTGCGAGATATTACAAGTAAGCGCAGGACCTTTTTTGTGGGGGTCTCGGTAGAGACGTTTAGGGCACTGTATGCAGGAAAAATCCCGGCCTTAGTTATTGAGGCACGTCCTTCATGTCCTCCAGGATTTCCTGAATCACTTTTCTCTTTCCCGGTGATAGGGCCTTGTCCTGCAGGGCCTGTTTCAGGTGGGTTACAGCGCTCTGGTGTTCGCCTGTCAATTTATAGTACATCCCCAGATTATACTGGGCCAGGCCGTTTTCCTTTCGCCCTCCATAGATGAGGCCGAGATGATAATAAGACTCCGCATAATCCGGGAAGTCCTGCCCGATCCTTTCCAGGCTGCGCACGGCCTCTTCGACCTGCCCCAGCTCTTTATATGTCCTGGCCAGATATAGCCGGAATCGGGCCACGGCCGGATCATCTTCCACGGACTGTTTAAGGAGGACCAGTGCCTCCGATAGCCTGCCCTCAGCAAAGGCGTTGATGCCTCTTTCGCCTTGCAGGACGGATCCGGAGACTCCCAGAGAAGCGGCCCGGTCGAGGTAGCGGTTGGCCTGTCCGTATTGCTTTTCAGCCTGGTAAGTAAGGGCTATGCCGTAGTAGCAATAGGAATCTTCAGGATTTTTCTTGAGTTCAGCCTCCCATTTTTCCCGAAGTTGGGCCGGGCTTTTCATAGCCAGGGAGAGGTACACCTGACAGCGGCGGAGTTCTGCCGTATCTTCTTTTACCATAGGAGTCGGTCGGGCCAGGATAAGGTCTTCCAGATAGCCGATGCGTTCTTCCAGGGCCGGATGGGTAGTCATATACGATGGAATAGCGGGGGAACCCAGAAAGCGATAACGCCGGATCTTTTTAAAGGTGCTTATCATACCCCGCACGTCGTAACCCGCACTCTGAACCCACTTGAAGCCCATGCGGTCCGCCTCTTCCTCATCTTCGCGGCTGTATTTCAGGGAAAGGGCGCTCGTCGTAGCCAATGCCCCGCTGGCCACGGCCTCTGCCGCCTTGCCGCCCCCCCCTAAAAAGACACCGGCCAGGACTCCGACCATGGTGATAATGCTTAATTTCTGCGTGCGCTCTATCCGGCGGGCGATGTGCCGGGCCACTACGTGAGCGATTTCATGGGCCAGAATACCGGCCAACTCACTCTCGTCATCCATGGCCTCCAGCATGCCGCTGTGGACAAAGACCAGGCCCGAAGGCGCGGCAAAGGCATTTAATGCCTCATCGCGAATGACATAAAACTTATAATCAAAGAACTGCGGCCCGGCCTGCGCCAATATCTTTCGCCCCACTCTTTCTACGTAAGATACCACGTCCGGGTCGGAGATTAATGGCAGCTGCGATTCTACCATCAGCAGAAATTTTTTTCCCAGGGCCCTCTCTTCGTCAGGAGAGAAACCGGCTGCATTAAAAACCCCGGCATTGGCTGCGGCCGGCCACATAAGCGATTCCAGGATTAATGCTAAGACTGTGAGTATGGTAATAATGCGCAAAATGCGGCTCTTCTTTAAGGGTCTTCGCGTAATCGAGTGGGTAATTTTTTACTCTTCTCTATTCCCCTCTTTGGAAAAGAGGGGTTAGGGGAGATTTTATAAATCATAACTGTTTTAGGCTGTTATTATACGAAAGCATAGTTACTATCAAGCGTTTTCAAATCCCCCCTCGTCCCCCCTTTACTAAAGGGGGGGATAATAAGGAGCATGCCTTATTTTAAGAGGAATTTACCCACACTCTTTCACGATGAGCCTTCTTTTAGACAAGACCTTCAGCTATCAGCGGTCAGTGATCAGCCTTCCAGTTACGGGTTTCGGGTCAAAAACTCGCAACCCGAACCCCTCGTTCTTATTCACCACTCATCGCTTCTTGTAATGTTTCTTGATCGCCAAACACCGGCTATCCGGAGGCGAACAATGGCGTCCCGGTCATTTCCTCAGGAACAGGCAGCCCCTGAATGCTGAGAATAGTCGGTGCAATATCGGCCAGGATACCCCGGCGAAGGTTTTGCCCTGTCTTCTGCCCGTCGATAAGTATGAACGGCACCAGATTGGCGGTGTGGGCGGTATGCGGGCTTCCGTTTCCAGGATCGATCATCTCTTCGGCATTGCCATGATCCGCCGTGATAATCACCGCCCCGCCGCTTTCCTCCAAAAATGTGTTGACTACTTTTCCGAGGCAGAGATCAACCGCTTCACAGGCCCGGATGGCGGCCTTCAGTATGCCGGTATGTCCTACCATGTCCGGGTTGGCATAATTGAGTACAATTAAATCGTATTCTCCGGTCTTGATGCGCCTTATGACCTCTTCTGTTACCTGATGGGCGCTCATCTCCGGTTTAAAATCGTATGTAGGCACCTCTTTGGGAGAGGGAACAAGGCACCGGTCTTCGTTCTTAAACGGAGTCTCTTCCCCGCCGTTAAAAAAGTAGGTGACATGGGCATATTTTTCCGTCTCGGCTATGCGAAGCTGTCTAAGGCCATGCCGGCTTATTTCTTCGCCGAGAATGTGGAACAGGTGTTGTGGCGGGAAGGCCACGGGAAGATGAAAATGGGCATCGTATTCGGTCATGGTCACATAGCCGGCCAGTTTGGGCCTGGCTTGCACATCAAAGGCCGAAAATCCCTCCTGGGTGAAGGCGCGGGTGATTTCCCTGGCCCGGTCGGCCCGAAAGTTGAAGAATATCACCCCGTCTCCCTCGCTGATGCGCGGGAGGGGATTCCCAGCATCGGCTATCACAATAGGGAGGATAAACTCATCTGTCTCGCCCCGCTCATACGCCTCCGATACCGCCTGTACGGGATCATAGGACATGGCGCCTTCGCCCCTGACCAGGGCCCGATAGGCCTTCTCCACGCGCTCCCAGCGATTGTCCCGGTCCATGGCATAGTACCGGCCGCAGATAGTGGCTATCTTACCTACTCCTGTGCGGGAAAGAAAGTCTGTTACCCGGCCTATGTAGTCCTTACCGCTTTGGGGCGGGGTATCGCGGCCGTCCATGAAGGCATGTATATAAACGTCCTTCAGCCCGTGTCTTTTGGCCATTTCTATCAGGGCAAAAAGATGCGGCAGATCGCTGTGCACCCCCCCGTCAGAGACCAGGCCCAACAGATGCAAGGCCCCGGCATTTTTGCCCACTTTATCCATAAGGGTAATAAAAGTCTCAACCTTAAAGAAATCACCGGACCTTATGGCCCGGTTGATGCGTGTCAGCTCTTGATAAACGATGCGGCCTGCGCCGATATTCAGGTGTCCTACCTCCGAGTTTCCCATCTGGCCTTCCGGCAATCCCACGGCCTCGCCGGAAGCCTCAAGGAATGTAAGGGGGTGCCTCCTTGACCAGTCATCCATGTTTGGCGTCCTGGCCAGATAGATGGCGTTGCCTTCTGTATGTTTGCTGTAGCCCCACCCGTCCAGGATTATCAGCAAGACCGGCCGCGGCCTCATTTTGACTCCTTTAGTCCTACGATTTTGGCCTCACTCCAGAGGCTTTCCAGGTCATAAAACTCCCTGATGGGGGCATAAAACACATGTATGACCACGTCATTATAGTCCATGAGCACCCACTGGCCCGTGCCCAGGCCTTCAATGCCCTTGGGATAAATCTTCTGAGGACGGAGAGATTCTTCAATGGCCTGCACAATGCCCTGGACATGACGCGTGGAATGGCCGCTGCAGATTATAAAATAATCGGAAAAAGAGGATACGGCGCGGACGTCCAGAATCTGTAAATCCTCCGCCTTCTTGTCCAGGGCCGCCCGGGCACAGATCAGGGCCTTTTCTTTTGAGGCCATAGGGAGTTTTTTTTGCTTCTTACTTAGCATAAAGCCTTTCCTGATAAATGTATTTTTCTACTGCCGGGGGCGCCAGGAAACGAATGGAGTGTCCTTCTGCAACTGCCCGGCGGACAGCCGTAGATGAGATGCCAAAGAGTGTTGTTTTCCTATAAAAGACAGAATATTGTCCGGTGAGGAGATATTCTTTCCTGTTATCATCATAAGTATAACCGGGGAAATACTGATCCAGAACCGCTTCTAGTTCTGCCTTGCTGTAACCCGGCCTGTCCACCACTACAAAATTAGCATAGGATGGGAGTTGCCTGTATTCCTTCCACGTGGGCAGTTCAACAAAGGCGTCCAGGCCGATGATAAAGTAAAATCCTGTACCTGGCTCAAATGCGGCATGAAGACGGCGTAAGGTCTCTATCGAATAGGAATGACCCGGTATCTCCTTTTCGATATCCGAGACCAAAAAATGATCAACACCATCTATGGCCAATTGAACCATCTTGATCCGGTGGGCAAACGAGGTTATCCTCCCGGCGGTCTTATGCGGAGGCGTGGCAGTAGGAAGAAAAAAAACCCTCTCTAAGTCCAGAGATTCATAGACCTCTTCTGCCACCCGCAGGTGGCCATAATGAATGGGGTCAAAGGCCCCTCCGAATATCCCGATCCGCATCTAAGTCCGAACCTGGCCATCTCCAAAGACAATGAATTTTGTGCCGGTCAACTCTTCCAGGCCCATCGGCCCAAAGGCATGCAGTTTAGAGGTGCTGATGCCTATTTCCGCCCCGAGCCCCAGCTGTCCGCCGTCGTTAAAGCGGGTCGAGGCATTGACCAGGACTACGGATGAATCTACATCGTTTAAAAACTTCCTGGCCCGGCCATAGTCCGAGGTTATTATGGCCTCGGTATGATTGGAGCCGTAACGGGCGATGTGCCGTATGGCCTCATCCATGTCCTTTACTACCCGGACGGCCAGTATCAAATCCAGATACTCGGCCGGCCAATCCTCTTCCGTAGCAGGGACGGCCTGGGGCAATATCTTGCGGGTCTTTGGACAGCCGCGCAGCTCAACCCCGGCCTTAGCAAAGTCCCCGGCCATGGCCGGGAGAAAGTCCCGGGTTATTTTTTCATGGACCAGCATGGTCTCCATGGCGTTACAAACCCCGGGCCTCTGCACCTTGGCATTGTAGCATACTCGTCTGGCTATTTCGATGTCCGCACTCTCATCCACGAATATGTGACAGACGCCCTTGTAGTGTTTAAGCACCGGGATGCGGGAATTTTCAGCCACAAACCGAATAAGACTTTCACCGCCGCGTGGAATTATCAGATCAATATGTTCTTCCAGCAGCAGCATCTCTTTTACGGCCTCCCGGTCGGTGACCGGTATTACCTGAATAGCCTCCCCGGGGACTTTAAAATTCCCCAGCGACTTCTGTGACACCCCGGCCAGGACCAGATTGGAATGAATAGCCTCCGAACCACCCCGCAGCAGGATGGCATTTCCTGCCTTCAGGCAAAGCGCCGCCGCATCTACAGTAACGTTCGGTCTGGATTCATAGATCATACCTATCACGCCCAGGGGTATGCGCATCCGTCCCACCTGAAGCCCGTTGGGGCGCCTCCACATCCTGAGCACCTCCCCGACCGGGTCCGGCAAGGCGGCCACTTCCGCCAAGCCGTCGGCCATGGCCTTTATGACCTTGTTTGTTAAGTTCAGACGGTCGACAAAGGCGGCGGAAAGCCCTTTTTTCTTTGCCGCCCGGAGGTCCTTTTCGTTGGCTTTTTGTATCTCTTTGGTTTGTTTTACCAACTCCTCAGCCATAGAGAGAAGGATATTATTTTTGGTATCTGTGGGCAGCTTGGCCACCACCCGGCCGGCATCTCTGGCCGCTTTGGCCATATCCAGCATCAGTTTTTTGATATCCAACGCAGCCTCTCCTTTTTATATAGCTTTCAGCTATCAGCCATCATCTGTCAGAAAAAATCTAAAATAAACGTATCAGTTTAGCCTTTTGAAAAACCGGCTAAACTTCAATTCAAAATGCAAGATTCAAAGTGCAAAATTCAAAATGTTGATGGTTTTTGTCCGAAATTTTACATTTTCCATTTTGCAATGAGATTTAGCGCATTTTTAAAAGCGCTAACTTGTTACAAATAAACAACACATTAAGCTGAGTGCTGACAGCTGATCTATATCAGCTCTGCGGCAAAATAACCAGGTTATCCCGGTGTATAACCTCATCGTAGTCCTTGTGCCCTAAGATAGCGGCAATCTCCTGGGTCTTATGCCCTTTAATCTTCTCAATCTCCGCAGAGGCATAATTTACCAGGCCGGCCGCAAAGGCCGTTCCGGTTTGATCCACACAGTGGATCGGGGCCCCCACGTCAAAATTACCCTTAATCTCTGTAATTCCCGAGGGCAGCAGACTTTTACCGTTTACCGTGATAGCCTTTTTGGCCCCGTCATCGACTACTAGAATCCCCTTGGGGTTAAGGGTAAAGGCTATCCAGTACTTGCGGCTGGTCATCCTCTGCCCGTGCGGTTGGAAGAGGGTGCCATAGTCCTCACCGGCGAAGATCTTTTCCAGGATGTAGGGGACCTTGCCATTGGCGATAATAGTTGGAATACCCTGGGACGATACCATCTTTGCAGCCTTAACTTTGCTGAGCATTCCCCCGCGTCCCATAGACCCGGGGATACCGCTGGCCATTTTTTCAATCTGGCCGGTAATATTTTCTACCAGAGACAACCTTCGAGCGCCGGGATTAACGCGTGGGTCTGAGTCATACAGGGCGTCTATGTCTGTAAGACAGATCAAAAGGTCTGCCTCTACTAAACTGGCGATCAGGGCAGCCAGCATATCGTTATCGCCAAATTTTATCTCCTCCACAGCCACCGTGTCATTCTCATTTATAATAGGAATTATACCCCAGTTTAGCAAAGTAAATATAGTATTTCTGGCGTTCAGGTATCTTCTCCGGCTGGATAAATCCTCTCGTGTCAACAGTATCTGCGCCACCTTTTCTCCATAGCGATCAAAGGCCTCTTCATAGGCCAGGATCAGACTACTCTGGCCGACTGCCGCTACGGCCTGCTTCTCAGGTATTGATCGGGGCGGCAGGAGAAGGCCAATTTTTTTCAGGCCGGAGGCGATAGCCCCGGAAGAGACCAGGACAATGTCGAATTGTTCCCGTTTAAAGCGGGAAAGTTCGGCGCTCAGATTTTCGATGATCTCCCGGTTCAATCCCTCTTCAGCGGTGAGGACGGCGCTGCCGACCTTAACTACTATGCGCCGGGCCTCCCTTAGAACAGCAAGCCTGATCTGGCGAATATCCGTATCAATCTTTTCTTTCATATTCGTCTTGCTGTAGTCTTCTCGCCAGCGCCTCTTTCAATTCTTCTACTCCCTTACCAATTGCAGCAGAGATAAAATAAACAGGGCATCCCTTCTCCAGAAAGGCCGCCTTGACGGCCTTAAGTTTATCATCTTCCATTATAAGGTCAATCTTATTTAAGGTTACCACCTGTGTTTTTTCGGCCAGGGCGGGCCCATATGCGCTTAACTCGGTGTTTATCTTCTGCCAGTTTTTAATGGTCTCCTCCGGACCAAGAGAGGCATCGATAACATGCACCAACAGCTTGGTGCGTTCTATGTGGCGCAGGAAGCGCATACCAAGCCCCAGCCCGGCATGGGCTCCCTCGATTAACCCAGGGATGTCGGCGACCACAAACGGATGATAGTCTTCAGATTCGACCACACCCAAATTCGGTATCAGGGTAGTAAATGGATAATCCGCTATCTTGGGTTTAGCTGAGGTTAGTTTTGATAGAAGTGTGGATTTACCGGCGTTCGGCGCACCAATAAGCCCTACATCGGCTAAGAGTTTCAGGTCGAGGAGAATCTGCTTTTCTTCACCCGGTTGGCCGGGTTGTGCATATCTGGGAGCTTGTCGGGTCGACGAGGCAAACCGGGCATTTCCTAACCCCCCGATACCGCCACGGGCAACAACAAACCGTTCGCCGTCTGTTGTCAGGTCTGCTAGAATCTCTCGCGTTTGCAGTTCTTTGAGGATTGTCCCCACGGGGACATAAACCAGGCAATCCGCACCGTTTTTGCCGTGCTTATCACTGCCCTTGCCATGTTCCCCTTTTTTTGCCTTGAAATGTTGGTGGAATTTAAAATCGAGAAGGCTGTGCAGCCTGTTTGTGGCTATAAAGATGACGTCGCCGCCCTTGCCGCCGTCACCGCCGTTTGGACCGCCTCTAGGGATGTACTTCTCACGCCGAAAACTTACGCAACCGCGGCCTCCATCCCCTGCTTTGATGAAGATTTTAGCCTCATCGACAAATTTCATTTAGTGGGTGGTTTCTGGCAATGGATAGACGCTGACCTTTCTTTTAGTCTTGCCCAACCGTTCAAAGGTCACCAGACCATCGATCAGGGCAAAAAGTGTATAGTCCTTGCCTGTGCCTACATTTTGTCCCGGATGGATCCTGGTGCCCAACTGGCGGACAATAATGTTGCCTGCCTTCACGACCTGGCCGGCAAACCTTTTTACGCCACGCCTCTGACCGGCGCTATCACGTCCATTCCTGGAGCTTCCCCCTGCCTTTTTATGTGCCATTGTCCCTACTCCTGATTAAAATTGAATATCTTCGATCTTCAGGGCCGTATAAGGCTGACGATGCCCCTGTTTTTTGCTGTAACCCTTGCGGCGCTTCTTCTTAAAAACCATTATCTTGTCGGCCCTGGCCTGATCGACGATCTTACCCGTGACCTGTGCCCCGGCTACGGTTGGCTGTCCGATCTTTATATCACCTTCCTTAGCGACGAGAAGCACGTCCGAAAGGGTCACCGCATCTCCTACATTCCCGGCCAACTTTTCTACACGCACGGTATCGCCGGAACTGACTTTGTATTGCTTACCGCCCGTTTTTATTACTGCGTACATTAGCAGACCTCCAGTTACCTCGCAAAAGGTAAAATATGCCTCATACTTATACGAAGAGCGTTGAAATTTAACACATTTTTATGTCGTGTCAAGAGAAAATCGGCTTGTGCGCCAGATAGAGATAGACAAGCCAGCGGTACTATTGATGGAGAAAGTTCAAAGTTTAAAGTTTAAAGTTCAAATGAATGCCAAATACCAAGGCTCAAATAGAATCCGCCGTAGGCGGATCCAGGTTAGGCGTATAGGCTAAAGGGATAGCATACGGGATTACCCATAGGGGTTATCAATTTGACATATAGATTATATCTATTACAGTTGCTGTAAAAAGCCTGTCAGGTTTCGGGGGCAATGGCGCCGGGCGCCCCACGGGCTGCAAACCCGTTGGCCTCATCTAAGAAATGAGGGGTGGGTTCGACCCCCACTTGCCCCCTCCAGATTTATTGCGCTTTGGAGCCCCAAATCCACCGTCTAATTTGGCTATCAAGATTAACATCAGCAGGTTATGGGTATTCCTGAACACCGGCAAAATATTAGATGCAATACGCCGCAAGGAGGAGCGATCGAAGGCAACGCCGCAGATGATGCCTTGATGGTGGATCAGGGGAGCTAGGCCTCGCGCAGATACCGTGCGGCGTCCTCAGGAGGGATAATATTGATGTAAATACTCGTGCCTATCTCAAATCCGGCCGGGGTGGTGAGCCGCGGCGTTATCTCCAGGTACCAGTGAAAAGTATCCAGGGTGTCCGTATCATTCGGCGAGGTAATAATCATGTAGTTGTAAGGTGGATTATTGAGGCAGCGGTGAAGGCGACCCAGGACATCTTTTAATATCGCAGAAAATTGTTCTACCTCGAAACGGCTCATCCTGGCAAAACAGGACCGATGGTTTTTGGGAAGTATCCAGGTTTCAAAGGGAGAGCGGGAAGCAAAAGGGGCAATAGCAGTAAAACTTCCGTTTTCGCAGATCACGCGCTCCTGCAAATTCGTTTCCGTGGCGATGATATCGCAATAGACACATTTATCTCTGTACTCCCGGTATTGTGTCACGCCACGTACTTTACCCCATACTTTTTGTGGGATTATCGGGGTCGCCACTATCTGTGAATGGGGATGTGCCAATGAGCAGCCCGCTGTCACTCCGTGATTCCTGAAGACAAGAAAGTACTTAAGGCGGGTATCTTCGCGTAGCGCATTATAACGGTCAATATAAGACCACACTATGCGCTCGACCTGTTTATCATCCATTGTGGCCAGGGATAGATTATGCTCCGGACATTCTATGACTACTTCATGTGCCCCCACACCGTTCATATGATCATAAATATGATAGTTCTCTCTGTTTAAGTCTCCTTCGCTGATCAATGCCTGG is a window of Thermodesulfobacteriota bacterium DNA encoding:
- the rsfS gene encoding ribosome silencing factor; this translates as MLSKKQKKLPMASKEKALICARAALDKKAEDLQILDVRAVSSFSDYFIICSGHSTRHVQGIVQAIEESLRPQKIYPKGIEGLGTGQWVLMDYNDVVIHVFYAPIREFYDLESLWSEAKIVGLKESK
- a CDS encoding AAA family ATPase, encoding MIKIENGIESGFPVRAKLIGYAGRLLGRHNLTARFLEFVLSLLSIEARRSLVEYLYIEKCTRGHSDLYEERIEDLSEAGSLAPYIIRDVDSHKIKIKEGNLEKFLGRLWDDEHGTAGDLAGDLFAREVSNLKSLFQLNEDETEILFLLYCYTQYEAFDNLCDGYKLPEYLKFISAVTGIPLTRVTKALGRKGRLIQAGVIEDTSVKHAPYYSLSNEIVEYLSGMTDVPLAEKYCRKDTGTTYPIGSFNISEPRINIIRSLLSSTKPCHILLYGEAGTGKTEFARAVVAGCRKQAFFVQYGEDGDVSDRRLALHAATATVLPDRGVLIVDEADTLLNTRYMFLTTRDTVEKGWLNDFFDHVRARVIWITNERRFMETSLLRRFSYSLHFKKFTGRERENVWINLTAKHPLRRFLTGDVIRKLAAKYEVNAAGIASALDAAKSILPPKNANEKAVRGMLEELLTRHEELIGQGFKRPLNPLTDRYDISALNVDVEINLLLQAARAFAGRDSEKAQEERGSLNLLFWGRPGTGKTEFVKYLAAELGMRLIIKRASELVSMWVGETEKNIRDAFDEAEREKAVLFLDEADSFFINRESAHRSWEVSQTNELLTQMENYRGILICCTNLLYNLDKAAMRRFQWKVEFKPLAREGKISLYQKYFGTVRGRLMPKQKDRIIGINSLTPGDIKAVWQRYRFSSEKDVSHDDILGAIEKEVEYRGESPKPKIGFGR
- a CDS encoding M48 family metalloprotease, coding for MRIITILTVLALILESLMWPAAANAGVFNAAGFSPDEERALGKKFLLMVESQLPLISDPDVVSYVERVGRKILAQAGPQFFDYKFYVIRDEALNAFAAPSGLVFVHSGMLEAMDDESELAGILAHEIAHVVARHIARRIERTQKLSIITMVGVLAGVFLGGGGKAAEAVASGALATTSALSLKYSREDEEEADRMGFKWVQSAGYDVRGMISTFKKIRRYRFLGSPAIPSYMTTHPALEERIGYLEDLILARPTPMVKEDTAELRRCQVYLSLAMKSPAQLREKWEAELKKNPEDSYCYYGIALTYQAEKQYGQANRYLDRAASLGVSGSVLQGERGINAFAEGRLSEALVLLKQSVEDDPAVARFRLYLARTYKELGQVEEAVRSLERIGQDFPDYAESYYHLGLIYGGRKENGLAQYNLGMYYKLTGEHQSAVTHLKQALQDKALSPGKRKVIQEILEDMKDVPQ
- a CDS encoding WYL domain-containing protein, encoding MTKFKPQHQRLLFIDAEVRKGAYPNCSTLAERWETSTKTIQRDIDYLKWQMEAPIAYEPARRGYYYTEKTYRLPAIDINESDLFAIYIAEKALKQYENTPIYRKLVSVFEKIENLLPGKVSIRPAWVDNRFSVFCDQMTRIDPAIWDTVFTALREQRGLKIHHRAPGYEKPLPREIDPYHVVSYQGEWYVVGFCHYKEEVRTFGMSRIKKADILERQFEIPTGFDFEKLAGSHFGIIWGDTEYKVRIWFSADHAPYVKERDWHPTQTIRENKDGSIVLSFKTNHLFEVKRWALSWGAGARVLGPKELVEEMKGEIGSAARYYK
- the gpmI gene encoding 2,3-bisphosphoglycerate-independent phosphoglycerate mutase; translation: MRPRPVLLIILDGWGYSKHTEGNAIYLARTPNMDDWSRRHPLTFLEASGEAVGLPEGQMGNSEVGHLNIGAGRIVYQELTRINRAIRSGDFFKVETFITLMDKVGKNAGALHLLGLVSDGGVHSDLPHLFALIEMAKRHGLKDVYIHAFMDGRDTPPQSGKDYIGRVTDFLSRTGVGKIATICGRYYAMDRDNRWERVEKAYRALVRGEGAMSYDPVQAVSEAYERGETDEFILPIVIADAGNPLPRISEGDGVIFFNFRADRAREITRAFTQEGFSAFDVQARPKLAGYVTMTEYDAHFHLPVAFPPQHLFHILGEEISRHGLRQLRIAETEKYAHVTYFFNGGEETPFKNEDRCLVPSPKEVPTYDFKPEMSAHQVTEEVIRRIKTGEYDLIVLNYANPDMVGHTGILKAAIRACEAVDLCLGKVVNTFLEESGGAVIITADHGNAEEMIDPGNGSPHTAHTANLVPFILIDGQKTGQNLRRGILADIAPTILSIQGLPVPEEMTGTPLFASG